A region from the Aegilops tauschii subsp. strangulata cultivar AL8/78 chromosome 5, Aet v6.0, whole genome shotgun sequence genome encodes:
- the LOC109758254 gene encoding uncharacterized protein: MAGCWPTENTAHARPRLLYHSPGPTVAHRAMASELGQPPPAKCPPTAPTTITDISDDLLCEIFLLLPSLPSLVRAALACRTFLHAVRSSPAFRRRFRALHRPQLLGFFRETGREAIPPFVPIRRSSDPDLTAAVSGSDFFLFRLPEDSDSTPGWELRRCHDGYLVLANNVTDQIAAYNPLTQALHLFPTPLREILSKGLFPQPQRPKEIRIEVLEFHILFSEEDQRVFRMACVQFRNISKVPVCVAVFSPATREWQVLPWPAPPQPVDDDWFGFCPGMQMSGFVYWKHKSKAYLLVLDNVTLQFSRVYLPHFLRKIDPTLFKLGQTKDGKLCMVCADDSDANIGTLVVHVWGADDDGVEKWMLEDTFPLSTFIDADKYLTEDDTTVQIEAVIDGFVYLSIKYDDYTESLISFCLETAELNTLFDDTYASPAYPYIMSWPPSLVCNKEDSQTKITGCSVEDAGSVGTEETPSALVTAPQSHKFA; encoded by the exons ATGGCTGGATGCTGGCCCACAGAAAATACAGCCCATGCCCGGCCCAGGCTATTATACCATAGTCCAGGCCCAACTGTTGCGCATCGCGCCATGGCCTCCGAGCTCGGGCAACCGCCGCCGGCGAAATGCCCACCGACGGCGCCCACCACCATTACCGATATCAGCGACGACCTCCTTTGCGAGAtcttcctcctccttccctccctcCCGAGCCTCGTTCGCGCCGCCCTCGCCTGCCGCACCTTCCTCCACGCCGTCCGTTCGTCCCCCGCCTTCCGCCGCCGATTCCGGGCGCTCCACCGTCCGCAGCTCCTTGGCTTCTTCCGTGAAACCGGCCGGGAAGCCATCCCTCCCTTCGTCCCCATCCGCAGAAGCTCCGACCCCGACCTCACCGCGGCCGTCAGCGGTTCCGATTTCTTCCTCTTCCGCCTCCCCGAAGACAGCGATTCCACCCCCGGCTGGGAGCTGAGGCGCTGCCACGACGGCTACCTCGTCCTCGCCAACAATGTCACCGACCAGATCGCTGCCTACAACCCCCTCACGCAGGCGCTGCATCTCTTCCCCACGCCGCTCAGGGAGATCCTCAGCAAGGGTCTGTTCCCCCAGCCACAGCGGCCCAAGGAGATCCGCATCGAAGTCCTTGAGTTCCATATCCTCTTCTCCGAGGAGGACCAGCGGGTGTTCCGAATGGCTTGTGTCCAATTTCGGAACATTTCGAAGGTGCCGGTGTGTGTTGCTGTCTTCTCACCGGCCACCAGGGAGTGGCAGGTTTTGCCATGGCCGGCTCCACCACAGCCTGTGGATGACGACTGGTTCGGCTTTTGCCCTGGTATGCAGATGAGTGGATTCGTTTACTGGAAACACAAGAGTAAAGCCTATCTACTTGTTCTCGACAACGTGACACTGCAGTTCTCTAGAGTGTATTTGCCGCATTTCTTGCGAAAGATAGACCCTACGCTGTTCAAGCTTGGTCAGACCAAGGATGGGAAGCTCTGCATGGTTTGTGCAGATGACTCCGACGCAAATATAGGAACGCTTGTTGTTCATGTTTGGGGAGCTGATGATGACGGTGTTGAGAAATGGATGCTGGAAGATACTTTTCCACTCAGTACATTTATTGATGCCGACAAGTATTTAACAGAGGATGATACCACGGTGCAGATTGAGGCCGTTATCGATGGCTTTGTGTACCTGTCTATTAAGTATGATGATTATACTGAGTCCCTCATATCCTTCTGCCTGGAAACAGCAGAGCTAAACACGCTCTTTGATGATACATATGCAAGCCCTGCTTATCCCTACATCATGTCATGGCCTCCTTCTTTGGTATGCAACAAG GAGGATTCACAAACCAAGATTACTGGATGCAGTGTAGAAGATGCTGGTTCTGTGGGCACAGAAGAAACTCCCTCTGCTCTTGTCACAGCGCCGCAATCACACAAATTTGCTTGA
- the LOC109758255 gene encoding uncharacterized protein, which translates to MDKARCRCPCRSSLVFSAAMASDLGQPPPAKRPPTAPTTITAIGDDLLCEIFLLLPSLPSLVRAALACRAFLHAVRSSPAFRRRFRALHPPQILGFFCDPGREAVPPFVPLRSRSDPDIAAAVRGADFLLTRIPEDSGDSTLGWELQSFHGGYVVLVNNATDQIAAYNPLTQALHLVPHPPEDIIFSISPEFHILFSEEDQRVFRMVCVQHQDTPSLAVFSTATSEWQVLPWVETPPLPEGDNRLFHPGTQLNGFVYWKHASQAYVLALNTATMQFSRVSLPHFLAEIDHMLFRLGQTKDGKLCMVGVDDSDTKIGTLVVRVWGADDDGVEKWMLEDTFSLSKFVDVTKSSTEYDSTVQIEAFVDGFVYLCIQYGEHIESLISLSLETGKLNKIFDDTYTSPAHPYIMSWPPSLVCNKEDSQTKITGGSVEDAGSVGA; encoded by the exons ATGGACAAGGCCCGCTGCCGCTGCCCCTGCCGCTCGTCtctcgtcttctccgccgccatggCCTCCGATCTCGGGCAACCGCCGCCGGCGAAACGCCCGCCGACGGCGCCCACCACCATTACCGCTATCGGCGACGACCTCCTTTGCGAGAtcttcctcctccttccctccctcCCGAGCCTCGTCCGCGCCGCCCTCGCGTGCCGCGCCTTCCTCCACGCCGTCCGTTCGTCCCCCGCCTTCCGCCGCAGATTCCGGGCGCTCCACCCGCCGCAGATCCTTGGCTTCTTTTGCGACCCCGGCCGCGAAGCCGTCCCTCCCTTCGTCCCCCTCCGCAGCCGCTCCGACCcggacatcgccgccgccgtccgcggCGCCGATTTCCTCCTCACCCGGATCCCAGAAGACAGCGGCGACTCCACCCTCGGGTGGGAGCTGCAGAGCTTCCACGGCGGCTACGTCGTCCTCGTCAACAATGCCACCGACCAGATCGCTGCCTACAACCCCCTCACGCAGGCACTGCATCTCGTCCCCCACCCGCCCGAAGATATCATCTTCTCCATCTCCCCTGAGTTCCACATCCTCTTCTCGGAAGAGGACCAGAGGGTATTCCGTATGGTCTGTGTCCAGCACCAGGACACGCCGAGCCTAGCCGTCTTCTCAACGGCGACCAGCGAGTGGCAGGTTTTGCCGTGGGTGGAGACCCCGCCACTACCTGAAGGCGACAATCGCTTGTTCCACCCTGGCACGCAGCTGAATGGATTCGTTTACTGGAAACACGCGAGCCAAGCCTATGTGCTCGCTCTCAACACCGCGACAATGCAATTTTCCAGAGTGAGCTTGCCGCATTTCTTGGCAGAGATAGATCATATGCTGTTTAGGCTTGGTCAGACCAAGGATGGGAAGCTCTGTATGGTTGGGGTAGATGACTCTGACACAAAGATAGGAACACTTGTTGTTCGTGTTTGGGGAGCCGATGATGACGGTGTTGAGAAGTGGATGCTGGAAGATACTTTTTCACTGAGTAAATTTGTTGATGTCACTAAGTCTTCAACAGAGTATGATTCCACGGTGCAGATTGAGGCATTTGTCGATGGCTTTGTGTACCTCTGTATTCAGTATGGTGAGCATATTGAGTCCCTCATATCCCTCTCCCTGGAAACAGGAAAGCTGAACAAGATATTTGATGATACATATACAAGCCCTGCTCATCCCTACATCATGTCATGGCCTCCTTCTTTGGTATGCAACAAG GAGGATTCACAAACCAAGATTACTGGAGGCAGTGTTGAGGACGCTGGTTCTGTGGGAGCATGA